Proteins encoded in a region of the Corynebacterium genitalium ATCC 33030 genome:
- a CDS encoding branched-chain amino acid aminotransferase codes for MTNHNLPEFTVTKNENPKSAQERAEILENPMFGKKFTDHMVSIDWTKDQGWHNAQVRPYENVSFDPASMVFHYGQAIFEGLKAYRHADGTIVTFRPEQNARRMQNSAERLAMPEIPEELFIESLRQLVDIDHEWVPEAGGEAALYLRPFMISTQVGLGVHPADSYTFFVIASPAGSYFSGGVNPVKVWISDDYVRAAPGGTGAAKFAGNYAASLLAQAQAEEKGCDQVVWLDAIERTYIEEMGGMNLMFVYGSGDSARVVTPELSGSLLPGITRDSLLQVARDLGFTTEEVRITVDDWRNGAESGEITETMACGTAAVITPVGHVVGNDVDFTVNGNEAGDVTMAMRDRLTAIQRGEHEDTHGWLHTLVQGGN; via the coding sequence ATGACGAACCACAACCTCCCTGAATTCACCGTTACAAAGAACGAGAATCCGAAGAGTGCGCAGGAGCGCGCGGAGATTCTGGAAAACCCAATGTTCGGTAAGAAATTCACCGACCACATGGTTTCCATCGATTGGACTAAGGATCAGGGGTGGCACAACGCGCAGGTGCGCCCGTACGAGAATGTCTCCTTCGATCCGGCATCGATGGTTTTCCACTACGGTCAGGCCATCTTTGAGGGGTTGAAGGCCTACCGTCACGCCGACGGCACCATCGTCACTTTCCGGCCGGAACAGAACGCGCGCCGTATGCAGAACTCGGCGGAACGTCTGGCTATGCCGGAGATTCCGGAGGAGCTGTTCATTGAGTCGCTGCGCCAGCTGGTTGATATTGACCACGAGTGGGTCCCGGAGGCCGGGGGTGAGGCGGCGCTGTACCTGCGCCCATTCATGATCTCCACGCAGGTCGGGTTAGGCGTGCACCCGGCTGACTCCTACACTTTCTTCGTCATCGCGTCCCCGGCTGGCTCCTATTTCTCCGGTGGCGTGAACCCGGTCAAGGTCTGGATTAGCGACGATTATGTCCGCGCCGCGCCAGGCGGTACCGGCGCAGCCAAGTTCGCGGGCAACTACGCCGCGTCTCTGCTGGCCCAGGCGCAAGCCGAAGAGAAGGGCTGCGACCAGGTGGTGTGGCTTGACGCTATCGAGCGGACCTACATCGAAGAGATGGGCGGCATGAACCTCATGTTCGTTTATGGCTCCGGTGACAGCGCCAGGGTGGTCACCCCGGAACTGTCTGGTTCGCTGCTTCCTGGCATTACGCGCGACTCACTGTTGCAGGTCGCACGCGACCTTGGCTTTACGACGGAGGAAGTGCGCATCACAGTCGACGACTGGCGCAACGGTGCCGAATCGGGGGAAATCACCGAAACCATGGCATGCGGCACCGCGGCTGTGATCACCCCGGTCGGCCACGTCGTGGGCAATGACGTTGACTTCACCGTCAACGGCAATGAAGCCGGTGATGTCACGATGGCAATGCGCGATCGTCTCACCGCGATCCAGCGCGGAGAGCATGAGGACACCCACGGCTGGCTGCACACCCTGGTGCAGGGCGGGAACTAA
- the gcvP gene encoding aminomethyl-transferring glycine dehydrogenase yields the protein MDYITRHIGPTDEERAQMLDRVGYGSIAELVDAATPPGILLKQPLNLPEPLSEKEAQSRLRELAGKNTVLRAFHGQGYSSTVTPPVIRRGVVEDAGWYTAYTPYQPEISQGRLEALLNFQTMVQDLTGLPMANASLLCEASAVAEAIGLMSRAVKKGRRVILDSRLHPQVIAVGAERARALDLEVEVTALGSNLVGEDFVGVVIAYPGTEGDITDPRPVIEAIHSRGGLATVVADPLALLLVESPGEMGADIAVGTTQRFGVPLFYGGPHAAYMAVTDKLKRQMPGRLVGVSVDAEGFPAYRLSLQTREQHIRREKATSNICTAQALLAVTASMYAVYHGPEGLREIAQQVHEWAGRFAASISNAGLELAHENFFDTVAVKVPGRAQGIVDALAENGYLVRAIDADTVGVSFGEDTDEADLVGLLGGFGIIDQPAAGAENHLPEALLRTSDVLTHEVFNTHHSETMMMRYIRKLGDKDLALDRTMIPLGSCTMKLNPTAGLEAITWPGFANVHPFTPDKYTEGWRELIDELNGWLVEITGYDAVSVQPNSGATGELAGLLAMRRYHVANGDTERDICLIPASAHGTNAASATLANLRVVVVATADDGSIDIEDLDKKLEQYGEHVAAIMITYPSTHGVYEDTVSEVAEKVHAVGGQVYIDGANMNALTGLARPGDFGGDCSHLNLHKTFTIPHGGGGPGVGPIGVGKHLAPFLPSDPQVSGSEAAQEAPEGAGVPIASTTYGSAGVLPISWAYIAMSGAEGLASATRNAILNANYVAHELNDSFPVLYTGNNGLVGHECIVDLRPLTDRCGVTAADVAKRLVDYGFHAPTLAFPVAGTLMIEPTESEDLAELDRFITAMRSIRAEIQDIIDGHVAYEASVVHNAPFTARSVVVGDWDYQFSRQEAAYPVDSLLTNKYFPPVRRIDEAYGDRNLVCACPPPEAFDIAASDVDEERDPTVTEENRI from the coding sequence GTGGACTACATCACCCGCCACATCGGCCCGACTGATGAAGAACGCGCGCAGATGCTCGACCGCGTTGGCTACGGCTCAATCGCCGAGCTTGTCGATGCTGCAACACCCCCCGGAATCCTGCTTAAGCAGCCGCTTAACTTGCCTGAGCCGCTGAGCGAGAAGGAGGCGCAGAGCCGCCTTCGCGAACTAGCTGGCAAGAACACGGTGCTGCGCGCCTTCCACGGCCAGGGGTATTCCTCCACGGTCACCCCGCCGGTGATTCGCCGCGGTGTGGTGGAGGATGCAGGTTGGTACACCGCCTACACCCCCTACCAGCCGGAGATCTCCCAGGGCCGTCTAGAGGCGCTGCTGAACTTCCAGACAATGGTGCAGGACCTTACGGGCCTGCCGATGGCTAACGCATCTCTCCTGTGCGAAGCTTCTGCCGTTGCTGAAGCCATCGGCCTGATGTCGCGCGCCGTGAAGAAGGGCCGCCGCGTCATCCTGGACTCCCGTCTCCACCCGCAGGTGATCGCCGTCGGTGCTGAGCGCGCCCGCGCCCTGGACCTCGAGGTTGAGGTCACCGCTTTGGGTTCCAACTTGGTCGGAGAAGACTTCGTCGGAGTTGTCATCGCCTACCCGGGCACAGAGGGCGACATCACCGACCCTCGGCCGGTTATCGAGGCGATCCACTCCCGCGGCGGCCTGGCCACCGTGGTTGCCGATCCGCTGGCGCTGCTGCTGGTCGAGTCCCCGGGCGAGATGGGCGCAGACATCGCGGTGGGTACCACCCAGCGCTTCGGTGTTCCGCTGTTCTACGGCGGCCCGCACGCCGCCTACATGGCTGTCACCGACAAGCTCAAGCGCCAGATGCCGGGCCGCCTGGTCGGCGTCTCGGTCGACGCTGAGGGCTTCCCCGCCTACCGCCTGTCGCTGCAGACCCGTGAGCAGCACATCCGCCGCGAGAAGGCGACCTCTAACATCTGCACCGCCCAGGCGCTGCTGGCGGTCACCGCGTCCATGTACGCCGTGTACCACGGGCCGGAGGGCCTGCGCGAGATTGCGCAGCAGGTGCATGAGTGGGCGGGGCGGTTTGCTGCGTCGATAAGCAATGCGGGCCTGGAGCTCGCGCACGAGAACTTCTTCGACACTGTCGCGGTGAAGGTGCCCGGCCGTGCGCAAGGCATTGTCGATGCGCTGGCTGAGAACGGTTATCTTGTTCGCGCGATCGACGCCGACACGGTGGGCGTGAGCTTTGGTGAGGACACCGACGAGGCCGACCTGGTCGGTCTGCTCGGAGGCTTCGGCATTATTGACCAGCCGGCAGCAGGTGCCGAGAACCACCTGCCGGAAGCACTGCTGCGCACCAGTGACGTGCTCACGCACGAGGTATTCAACACGCACCACTCCGAGACGATGATGATGCGCTACATCCGCAAACTCGGCGACAAGGATCTGGCGCTCGACCGCACTATGATCCCGCTGGGTTCGTGCACGATGAAGCTCAACCCGACTGCCGGGCTTGAGGCGATTACGTGGCCGGGCTTTGCCAACGTGCACCCGTTCACGCCGGACAAGTACACCGAAGGCTGGCGCGAGCTGATCGACGAGCTCAACGGCTGGCTCGTGGAAATCACCGGTTACGATGCTGTGTCCGTCCAGCCGAACTCCGGCGCGACCGGTGAGCTGGCCGGCCTGCTAGCGATGCGCCGCTACCACGTGGCCAACGGCGACACCGAGCGCGACATCTGCCTCATCCCGGCATCCGCACATGGCACGAACGCTGCTTCGGCAACGCTGGCGAATCTGCGCGTGGTCGTCGTGGCGACCGCCGATGACGGTTCCATCGACATTGAAGACCTGGATAAGAAGCTCGAGCAGTACGGCGAGCACGTCGCGGCGATCATGATCACCTACCCGTCCACGCACGGTGTGTACGAGGACACTGTGTCCGAGGTCGCAGAGAAGGTCCACGCCGTCGGCGGTCAGGTCTACATCGATGGCGCGAACATGAACGCCCTGACCGGCTTGGCCCGCCCCGGCGACTTTGGCGGCGACTGCTCGCACCTCAACCTGCACAAGACCTTCACCATCCCGCACGGTGGCGGCGGACCGGGTGTCGGCCCGATCGGTGTGGGTAAGCACCTGGCTCCGTTCCTGCCGTCTGATCCGCAGGTCAGCGGTTCTGAGGCCGCGCAGGAGGCTCCTGAGGGCGCCGGCGTGCCTATCGCGTCGACCACGTACGGTTCTGCGGGCGTGCTCCCGATCTCGTGGGCGTACATCGCCATGTCCGGTGCAGAGGGCCTCGCGTCTGCGACCCGCAACGCGATCCTCAACGCCAACTACGTAGCGCACGAGCTCAACGACTCTTTCCCGGTGCTGTACACCGGCAACAACGGATTGGTCGGGCACGAGTGCATCGTGGATCTCCGCCCGCTGACCGACCGGTGCGGCGTGACCGCTGCCGACGTGGCCAAGCGCCTCGTCGACTACGGCTTCCACGCCCCCACTTTGGCGTTCCCAGTGGCAGGCACATTGATGATCGAGCCCACCGAATCCGAGGATCTCGCCGAGCTGGACCGGTTCATCACAGCGATGCGTTCCATCCGCGCGGAGATCCAGGACATCATCGACGGACACGTCGCCTACGAGGCCTCTGTCGTCCACAACGCACCGTTCACCGCCCGCAGCGTTGTCGTCGGTGATTGGGATTACCAGTTCAGCCGCCAAGAGGCCGCTTACCCGGTCGACTCGCTGTTGACCAACAAGTACTTCCCGCCGGTGCGCCGCATCGACGAGGCCTACGGCGACCGCAACCTCGTGTGCGCCTGCCCGCCGCCGGAGGCTTTCGATATTGCCGCAAGCGACGTCGATGAAGAGCGCGACCCGACTGTCACCGAAGAGAACAGGATCTAA
- a CDS encoding dihydroxyacetone kinase family protein, with product MTKAQDSAKKKKTETFKSFRNDAADFIEEAIGGLVAAHPDAEWHSEGFIGRKRTQEESNQRGKVGVISGGGSGHEPMHAGFIGEGMLDAACPGLVFTSPNAVQVIAATEWADRGKGVVHVVKNYTGDVMNFTVAANTVEGEVGQIIVADDVATEIDNDHSPGRRGTGATIIVEKIAGASAARGDELKDVVKWGQKAADQSRSMAVALQAGHLPTSDRQTFDLEEKEIEIGVGIHGEPGVERRKQKPGVKKPTAANLVEELLDGIITSLNKADVTVKENTDVVLLVNGLGGTSELELDLVFGEACKQLEEKGIKVKRGYRGSLVTSLNMAGVSLTLTKVNREMLELLDAETSAPAWPAAAVNPKFALAAMEDDFEQPVNGKKNKWLSAFVDRLSGAFDDLTELDRIAGDGDFGQNMEAAFGDITTPLKCSDEQALEFFAHRMLVRAGGTSGAVLGTFFREMSDAFAETGVDSRDAGAGAFAKTLATGLNNGVEAITELGGAKEGDNTLIDALAPAAKAASDITSAESIDEVLERVFEPAVKGAKSTRGMAAKKGRASYLGESASDVPDPGAIAVTWLFGEAAVDEF from the coding sequence ATGACAAAGGCACAGGACAGCGCGAAAAAGAAGAAGACCGAGACCTTCAAATCCTTCCGAAACGATGCGGCAGATTTCATCGAGGAGGCGATCGGTGGCCTGGTTGCTGCACACCCGGACGCCGAGTGGCACAGCGAAGGGTTCATCGGCCGCAAACGCACACAGGAAGAGAGCAATCAGCGCGGCAAGGTCGGCGTGATTTCCGGCGGCGGTTCCGGCCACGAGCCGATGCACGCCGGTTTCATTGGGGAGGGCATGCTGGACGCGGCCTGCCCAGGTCTGGTGTTCACCTCCCCGAACGCCGTCCAGGTCATCGCCGCCACCGAGTGGGCTGACCGCGGCAAGGGTGTGGTCCATGTGGTGAAGAACTACACGGGCGACGTCATGAACTTCACCGTGGCGGCGAACACCGTCGAGGGGGAAGTTGGCCAGATCATCGTGGCGGACGATGTCGCCACTGAAATCGACAACGATCACTCCCCCGGCCGGCGCGGTACCGGCGCGACCATCATCGTGGAGAAGATTGCCGGAGCTTCTGCTGCCCGCGGTGATGAGTTGAAAGATGTGGTCAAGTGGGGGCAGAAGGCCGCCGACCAGTCCCGCAGCATGGCCGTGGCGCTTCAGGCAGGCCACTTGCCCACCAGCGACCGCCAAACCTTCGACCTTGAGGAGAAGGAGATCGAGATCGGTGTGGGCATCCACGGCGAGCCTGGTGTTGAGCGCCGCAAGCAAAAACCGGGTGTGAAGAAGCCGACGGCAGCCAACCTTGTTGAGGAACTGCTCGACGGGATCATCACTTCCCTCAACAAGGCCGATGTCACGGTCAAGGAGAACACCGATGTTGTTCTTCTGGTCAACGGGCTGGGCGGCACGAGCGAGCTGGAGCTCGACCTCGTTTTCGGCGAGGCGTGCAAGCAGCTCGAGGAAAAGGGCATCAAGGTCAAGCGCGGCTACCGCGGCTCATTGGTGACTTCTCTGAACATGGCCGGTGTCTCGCTGACGTTGACGAAGGTCAACCGAGAAATGCTGGAGCTGCTCGATGCCGAGACATCTGCCCCTGCCTGGCCCGCCGCTGCCGTCAACCCGAAGTTCGCCCTTGCTGCGATGGAGGATGATTTTGAACAGCCGGTCAACGGCAAGAAGAACAAGTGGCTCAGCGCGTTTGTCGACCGCCTCTCTGGCGCTTTCGACGACCTCACCGAGCTCGACCGCATTGCCGGCGACGGCGACTTCGGCCAGAACATGGAAGCCGCTTTCGGCGACATCACGACCCCGCTGAAGTGCTCCGACGAGCAAGCGCTCGAGTTCTTCGCCCACCGCATGCTCGTGCGTGCCGGCGGCACCTCAGGCGCGGTCCTGGGCACGTTCTTCCGCGAAATGAGCGACGCCTTCGCTGAAACCGGCGTGGACTCGCGCGACGCGGGCGCGGGAGCCTTTGCGAAGACGCTGGCGACGGGCCTGAACAACGGTGTCGAGGCGATCACGGAGCTCGGCGGCGCCAAGGAGGGAGACAACACGCTTATCGACGCTTTGGCTCCCGCCGCCAAGGCCGCCTCCGACATCACCAGCGCCGAATCCATCGATGAGGTTCTGGAGCGCGTTTTCGAGCCGGCAGTCAAGGGCGCGAAGTCGACCCGCGGCATGGCAGCGAAGAAGGGACGCGCCTCTTACCTGGGCGAATCCGCCTCCGATGTGCCCGACCCCGGCGCGATTGCCGTTACGTGGCTGTTCGGCGAAGCAGCTGTGGACGAGTTCTAA
- the sucB gene encoding 2-oxoglutarate dehydrogenase, E2 component, dihydrolipoamide succinyltransferase, with the protein MAHSVEMPELGESVTEGTITTWLKEVGDTVEVDEPLLEVSTDKVDTEIPSPVAGVLLEIKAEEDDTVEVGEVIAVVGDEGEEPSGDSGSGSDAADSDDSAEAEKEETDEKPAQEESAPKKSGGSGSATDVEMPELGESVTEGTITTWLKSVGDEVEVDEPLLEVSTDKVDTEIPSPVAGTLVEILAEEDDTVEVGEVIARVGDADAAGASDEPEQTNRGEDDVADADEEVDDDNSAQGEGDNPADAPKKDSENKSSTNKKGSGESTDVEMPELGESVTEGTITTWLKSVGDMVEVDEPLLEVSTDKVDTEIPSPVEGTLLEILAEEDDTVEVGEVIARVGDAEAAADDSGSDDSGTSASEPPAKEEKPAEPEVKEEKQAAKDEKPKSEAPKKDEKPAGDSAESTNTSAKVDNGGKVPYVTPLVRKLADKHGVDLNSIEGTGVGGRIRKQDVLAAAQGGSADSAESTQAAAAEQKDAGPRSRWSTKSVDPAKSELIGTTQKVNRIREITAAKMVESLQITAQLTHVQEADVTRVAELRKAAKPAFVDKHGVNITYLHFFIKAAAEALVSHPNVNASYNAETKEITYHDTVNIGVAVDTPQGLLVPVLKNVQDMTLADIAKGVADVAERARNKKLRPDDLSGATFTVSNIGSEGALLDTPILTPPQAGILGTAAIQKRPVIVTEDGIDSIAIRQMCFLPFTYDHQLVDGADAGRFVSTIVDRIEAGDFQDDLDI; encoded by the coding sequence ATGGCTCACTCTGTAGAGATGCCCGAGCTGGGCGAATCGGTCACCGAAGGCACCATCACGACGTGGCTCAAGGAGGTCGGCGACACCGTCGAGGTCGACGAGCCATTGCTCGAGGTCTCCACCGACAAGGTCGACACCGAGATCCCGTCCCCGGTCGCTGGCGTGCTGCTGGAGATCAAGGCTGAGGAGGACGACACTGTCGAGGTCGGCGAAGTCATCGCTGTCGTCGGCGACGAGGGCGAAGAGCCGTCCGGTGATTCCGGCTCCGGCTCTGACGCGGCTGACTCGGACGACTCTGCAGAGGCAGAGAAGGAAGAGACCGACGAGAAGCCGGCGCAGGAGGAGTCCGCGCCGAAGAAGTCCGGCGGCTCCGGAAGCGCCACCGATGTTGAAATGCCGGAGCTGGGTGAGTCTGTCACCGAGGGCACCATCACCACGTGGCTGAAGTCCGTCGGCGACGAGGTTGAGGTCGACGAGCCGCTGCTCGAGGTTTCCACCGACAAGGTCGACACCGAGATCCCGTCCCCGGTGGCCGGCACCCTGGTCGAGATCCTCGCGGAAGAGGATGACACCGTTGAGGTCGGCGAAGTCATCGCCCGTGTTGGTGACGCTGACGCAGCGGGTGCTTCCGACGAGCCGGAGCAGACCAACCGCGGCGAGGACGATGTTGCTGACGCTGACGAAGAGGTCGACGACGACAACTCGGCACAAGGCGAAGGCGACAACCCGGCTGACGCACCGAAGAAGGACTCCGAGAACAAGTCCTCCACCAACAAGAAGGGCTCTGGTGAGTCCACCGACGTGGAGATGCCGGAACTGGGTGAGTCTGTCACCGAAGGCACCATCACCACGTGGCTGAAGTCCGTCGGCGACATGGTCGAGGTCGACGAGCCGCTGCTCGAGGTCTCCACCGACAAGGTCGACACCGAAATCCCGTCCCCGGTGGAGGGCACTCTGCTGGAAATCCTCGCAGAAGAGGACGACACCGTCGAGGTCGGCGAGGTCATTGCCCGCGTCGGTGACGCTGAGGCGGCTGCTGACGATTCCGGTTCCGACGACTCTGGCACCTCTGCTTCCGAGCCCCCTGCAAAGGAGGAGAAGCCCGCTGAGCCTGAGGTCAAGGAAGAGAAGCAGGCAGCCAAGGACGAGAAGCCGAAGTCCGAGGCACCGAAGAAGGACGAGAAGCCTGCAGGTGACTCCGCTGAGTCCACCAACACCTCGGCGAAGGTCGACAACGGCGGCAAGGTGCCGTACGTGACCCCGCTGGTGCGCAAGCTGGCTGACAAGCACGGTGTGGACCTCAACTCCATCGAGGGCACTGGTGTCGGCGGCCGCATCCGCAAGCAGGATGTCCTGGCTGCTGCGCAGGGTGGCTCCGCCGACTCCGCTGAGTCGACCCAGGCTGCTGCCGCTGAGCAGAAGGACGCTGGCCCGCGCTCCCGCTGGTCCACGAAGTCTGTGGACCCGGCGAAGTCCGAGCTGATCGGCACGACCCAGAAGGTCAACCGCATCCGCGAAATCACGGCCGCCAAGATGGTCGAGTCCCTGCAGATCACTGCACAGCTCACCCACGTCCAGGAGGCCGACGTCACGCGCGTTGCAGAGCTGCGTAAGGCTGCGAAGCCGGCGTTCGTCGATAAGCACGGCGTGAACATCACGTACCTGCACTTCTTCATCAAGGCCGCCGCAGAGGCTCTGGTTTCCCACCCGAACGTCAACGCGTCCTACAACGCTGAGACCAAGGAGATCACCTACCACGACACCGTCAACATTGGCGTCGCGGTGGACACCCCGCAGGGTCTGCTCGTGCCGGTGCTGAAGAACGTTCAGGACATGACCCTGGCTGACATTGCCAAGGGCGTGGCTGATGTCGCCGAGCGCGCACGCAACAAGAAGCTGCGCCCGGATGACCTGTCGGGGGCCACCTTCACGGTGTCCAACATCGGCTCCGAGGGTGCACTGCTGGATACCCCGATCCTCACCCCGCCACAGGCCGGCATCCTGGGCACCGCGGCGATCCAGAAGCGCCCGGTCATTGTCACCGAGGACGGCATCGACTCCATCGCGATCCGCCAGATGTGCTTCCTGCCGTTCACCTACGACCACCAGCTGGTCGACGGTGCTGACGCTGGCCGCTTCGTCTCCACCATCGTGGACCGCATCGAGGCCGGCGACTTCCAGGACGACTTGGACATCTAA
- a CDS encoding nicotinate-nucleotide--dimethylbenzimidazole phosphoribosyltransferase has translation MSTPLSLAFDPVPAPDASAEAAVQSALTQNPRGLSFGRLAGIGAWVAGRQGEAPPRPLGTVRVVVFAASHGIAQRGVSAFTPDASAVQAQEIQSGAAPVCALARNAGASVRLIDVNVDAPSGPIDVDDAMSPDEFERAAQLGKSAADHEIDSGSDLIVLGDLGVGNTTVAAAVMGTFTFTEPAVAVGRGSGINDEVWKTKVAAVRDAMFRVRDQREDVLEVLRRISAPDFVALTAFIAQCAVRRTPVLIDGAYTAVAAYTAERLAPGTKEWLLAGQLSPEPCHMVCLQALDLTPVAALDMSTGQATGGAATLPLVKAAVDLVRDEMRAQASQQADNQAASGDPVL, from the coding sequence GTGTCTACTCCTCTTTCGCTCGCGTTCGATCCGGTCCCCGCCCCTGACGCGTCTGCGGAGGCTGCAGTCCAGTCAGCGTTGACACAGAATCCGCGCGGGCTGTCTTTTGGCCGCTTGGCAGGCATCGGTGCGTGGGTGGCTGGACGGCAAGGCGAGGCTCCACCGAGGCCCCTGGGCACGGTGCGAGTGGTCGTGTTCGCCGCTAGCCACGGCATTGCGCAGCGCGGCGTCTCTGCGTTCACTCCCGATGCGTCGGCGGTGCAAGCGCAGGAAATTCAATCCGGTGCGGCACCAGTGTGTGCGCTCGCTCGGAATGCTGGGGCATCCGTGCGCCTTATCGACGTCAACGTGGACGCCCCGTCCGGCCCCATCGATGTCGACGACGCCATGAGCCCGGACGAGTTCGAGCGCGCCGCACAATTGGGCAAGTCCGCTGCGGATCACGAGATCGATTCGGGCAGCGATCTGATCGTGCTCGGTGACCTCGGCGTGGGGAACACCACCGTCGCTGCTGCCGTCATGGGCACGTTCACCTTCACGGAACCGGCTGTCGCCGTTGGGCGCGGCAGCGGGATTAATGACGAAGTGTGGAAGACTAAAGTCGCCGCGGTGCGCGATGCCATGTTCCGCGTCCGCGACCAGCGCGAGGATGTCCTCGAAGTGCTGCGGAGAATCTCGGCCCCGGACTTCGTTGCGCTCACTGCGTTCATTGCGCAATGCGCGGTGCGGCGTACGCCAGTGCTTATCGACGGCGCATACACCGCCGTTGCGGCCTACACCGCCGAGCGCCTCGCTCCGGGGACGAAAGAATGGCTCCTCGCCGGCCAGTTGAGTCCGGAACCGTGCCACATGGTCTGCCTCCAAGCACTTGATCTCACGCCGGTGGCTGCCCTGGACATGTCCACGGGACAAGCAACTGGCGGAGCCGCCACCCTTCCCTTGGTCAAAGCTGCCGTGGACTTGGTGCGCGACGAGATGCGCGCCCAGGCCAGCCAGCAGGCTGACAACCAAGCCGCCAGCGGCGACCCGGTGCTTTAG
- a CDS encoding leucyl aminopeptidase: MSTHAKLPHFSDLLPAHGTMPQLEFAADIARAESANTRIIPVLQEDGELVMPTSPLTSAEVYRQLESLGATGKLGEITKLVSDGVLYVAVGVGEDGLDETALRRAMGAAARALKDSTNAVVLGSYGIRATVEGLLLGGYAYNGLKSADKATPDTAEGEKTAEVEGYSDTPARRPLVTVIGDEADRDQFDAAVTVANAVALARDLVNTPSNLLYPANYADIATAVAGRCGLTVEVLDHDQLREQGFGGITAVGQGSERPPRLVHLSWASENAGTSVALVGKGITFDTGGISIKPAAGMEQMVMDMGGSAAVLAATSAIAALELPARVDAWLPLAENMPSGTAQRPGDVITHYGGMTSEVINTDAEGRLVLADAIARASEDHPDYLIETSTLTGAQMVALGKRTFGIMGSDELRDQIAETAREIDEPGWAMPMLEEHDEEIASKVADIKNANSDRFGGMEFAATYLSKFVGETADGEEIPWAHIDVASPAWNTGGPYGFIPARATGVPVRTIVETIRSICS, from the coding sequence ATGTCCACTCATGCGAAACTCCCCCACTTCTCCGATCTACTACCAGCGCACGGCACCATGCCGCAGCTGGAGTTCGCCGCCGACATTGCTAGAGCCGAGTCAGCGAACACGAGGATCATCCCCGTCCTGCAGGAGGATGGGGAGCTGGTTATGCCTACGTCACCTCTGACCAGTGCTGAGGTTTACCGTCAGCTCGAGTCCCTCGGGGCGACGGGCAAGTTGGGGGAAATCACGAAGCTCGTCAGCGACGGTGTGCTCTACGTTGCCGTCGGTGTTGGTGAGGACGGTTTGGACGAGACCGCTCTGCGCCGCGCGATGGGTGCGGCTGCGCGGGCGCTGAAGGACTCCACGAACGCAGTCGTTCTGGGCAGCTACGGTATCCGCGCGACTGTGGAGGGACTGCTTCTCGGCGGCTACGCCTACAACGGCCTCAAGAGTGCGGACAAGGCCACCCCGGACACCGCCGAAGGAGAGAAAACTGCCGAGGTCGAGGGGTACAGCGACACCCCGGCGCGGCGCCCCTTGGTCACTGTCATCGGCGATGAGGCCGACCGCGACCAGTTCGATGCCGCCGTCACCGTTGCCAACGCGGTCGCCCTCGCCCGTGACCTGGTGAACACGCCGTCGAACCTGCTCTACCCCGCCAACTACGCCGACATCGCTACTGCGGTCGCCGGTCGGTGCGGTCTCACCGTGGAGGTACTCGACCACGATCAGCTCCGCGAGCAGGGTTTCGGCGGTATCACCGCCGTTGGTCAGGGTTCTGAGCGTCCGCCGCGTCTCGTCCACCTCTCCTGGGCGTCAGAGAACGCGGGCACCTCCGTGGCGCTCGTCGGTAAAGGCATCACCTTCGACACCGGCGGCATCTCCATCAAACCTGCCGCCGGGATGGAGCAGATGGTGATGGACATGGGAGGTTCCGCAGCTGTGCTCGCGGCTACCTCCGCGATCGCTGCGCTCGAGCTACCTGCGCGTGTCGACGCATGGCTTCCCCTGGCAGAAAACATGCCATCCGGTACGGCGCAACGCCCTGGCGACGTGATCACCCACTACGGCGGCATGACATCCGAGGTGATCAACACTGACGCCGAGGGCCGCCTCGTGCTTGCCGACGCAATTGCCCGCGCCAGCGAGGACCACCCCGACTACCTCATCGAAACATCCACCTTGACCGGCGCGCAGATGGTGGCGCTGGGCAAGCGCACCTTCGGCATCATGGGTTCAGACGAACTGCGCGACCAGATCGCCGAAACGGCACGCGAGATCGATGAACCCGGCTGGGCCATGCCGATGCTGGAAGAACACGACGAGGAAATCGCCTCCAAGGTGGCCGACATCAAAAACGCCAACTCGGACCGCTTCGGCGGCATGGAATTCGCCGCCACCTACCTATCCAAGTTCGTGGGCGAGACCGCCGACGGCGAGGAGATCCCCTGGGCGCATATCGACGTCGCCTCCCCCGCTTGGAACACCGGCGGCCCCTACGGATTCATTCCCGCCCGGGCGACCGGTGTGCCGGTGCGCACCATCGTGGAGACGATTCGTTCGATCTGCTCCTAA